From one Thermoplasmata archaeon genomic stretch:
- a CDS encoding exodeoxyribonuclease III, with the protein MNLKLVSWNLNGLRAAIKNGLFEFIKDINADIISFQEIKVNQADLPLEIYNLGYNVYLNSAVKKGYSGTLVLSRTKPITIKNGIGNEKFDSEGRVQTLEFDYFYYINSYFPNSQPDLKRLEYKLEFDKIFLEYTETLRKNKPLVIAGDFNVAHTELDIARPKENEHNAGFTKEERAWMSEFLNKGYIDTFRIFNKDGGHYSWWSYRFNARAKNIGWRIDYTIITTELLKYVKNSSILEEVKGSDHAPILLQLLWDS; encoded by the coding sequence ATGAATTTAAAATTGGTATCTTGGAATTTAAATGGTTTGAGAGCTGCTATTAAAAATGGACTTTTTGAATTTATAAAGGATATAAATGCGGATATTATCTCGTTTCAAGAAATTAAAGTAAATCAAGCAGATTTACCTCTTGAAATTTACAATTTAGGATATAATGTATATTTAAATTCTGCTGTAAAAAAAGGATACAGTGGAACATTAGTTTTATCTAGGACTAAACCTATTACAATTAAGAATGGAATAGGTAATGAAAAATTTGATAGCGAGGGAAGGGTTCAAACTTTGGAATTTGATTATTTTTATTATATTAATTCTTATTTTCCTAATTCTCAACCTGATTTAAAAAGATTAGAATATAAACTTGAGTTTGACAAAATATTTTTAGAATATACTGAAACCCTCCGTAAGAATAAACCATTAGTTATTGCAGGTGATTTTAATGTAGCTCATACAGAATTAGATATAGCCAGACCTAAAGAAAATGAACATAATGCTGGGTTTACAAAAGAAGAGAGAGCCTGGATGTCTGAGTTTTTAAATAAAGGATATATAGACACATTTAGAATATTTAACAAAGATGGAGGTCATTATTCTTGGTGGTCTTACCGATTTAATGCTCGTGCAAAAAACATTGGCTGGAGAATAGACTATACTATAATTACCACAGAATTATTAAAATATGTCAAGAATTCTTCTATTTTAGAGGAGGTTAAAGGATCTGACCATGCTCCAATACTCTTACAGCTTTTATGGGATAGTTGA
- a CDS encoding Lrp/AsnC family transcriptional regulator produces the protein MKKNVKVSVLDNLDLDILKFLEEDCTLTYQDIADKLNKNLWTVRDRITLLKNRGVIKKCKGILDYSLMGYDCKGILLCNIPSNHIEEAIQFMKTQEEIKTITIITGDKRFIITIIGKKCNDIRNYIRRYFTKFEIYNTELNIVLEEPL, from the coding sequence ATGAAAAAAAATGTTAAAGTAAGTGTACTGGACAATTTAGATCTTGATATTTTAAAATTTTTAGAGGAAGATTGTACATTAACATATCAAGATATAGCAGACAAGCTAAACAAGAATTTATGGACTGTTAGAGATAGAATTACATTACTGAAAAATCGTGGTGTGATTAAAAAATGTAAAGGGATACTGGATTATAGCTTAATGGGCTATGATTGTAAAGGAATATTACTATGTAACATTCCATCAAATCATATTGAAGAGGCAATCCAGTTTATGAAAACTCAAGAGGAAATCAAGACCATAACTATTATTACTGGAGATAAAAGATTTATTATTACCATAATTGGCAAAAAATGCAATGACATCAGAAATTATATAAGAAGATACTTTACCAAGTTTGAGATATATAATACTGAACTAAACATAGTGTTAGAGGAACCGCTATAA
- a CDS encoding bile acid:sodium symporter, producing MTNDSKLVKLRDHLDKFLAVYVAIAIVIGLLAGLQAGSWVPGHKAFLSMLELAAIIIMIFPMMVMLNFNGLAKGFKSWKMLIVVLLMNFGWGPLWAIILGDIFLTNPLLRLGVFLAWLVPCSSMSIGYVGLMRGNIEAATAMVAITFILAIPIIPILADWYGSAYHVSVPMMLLITTIIEIIIIPMIVGLITHSALLKKLGPAKFKQYSPIFPSVTMIGMFLIVFVIFFSNAKLMEMHISSVIDIFYIAVIFGTISLLFMTLFLKAIKFNFWDAMAATFPSIGKNEATAIAIAALAFSPLVVIAPSVFPVFQIIFLVTYIKLRPRIAHFYGIKTRDVTFKEDMEESKTVQSGGE from the coding sequence ATGACTAATGATTCAAAGTTAGTAAAATTAAGAGATCATCTGGACAAATTTTTAGCAGTATACGTGGCCATAGCTATAGTAATAGGGCTACTTGCAGGATTGCAGGCAGGTTCGTGGGTGCCTGGACATAAAGCATTCTTAAGTATGTTAGAGCTTGCTGCCATCATTATAATGATATTTCCGATGATGGTGATGTTAAACTTTAACGGGCTTGCAAAAGGATTTAAATCCTGGAAAATGCTTATAGTAGTACTTTTAATGAACTTTGGTTGGGGACCTTTATGGGCCATAATCTTAGGGGATATATTCTTGACCAATCCATTATTGAGACTGGGTGTATTTCTGGCTTGGCTAGTACCATGTTCTTCCATGTCTATAGGTTATGTGGGGTTAATGCGCGGAAACATAGAAGCTGCAACAGCGATGGTTGCAATAACCTTTATTCTAGCTATACCGATAATTCCAATTTTAGCTGACTGGTACGGTTCTGCATATCATGTAAGCGTTCCTATGATGTTACTGATCACCACTATCATAGAGATCATAATAATTCCAATGATTGTAGGACTGATAACACATAGTGCTTTGTTAAAAAAGTTGGGTCCAGCAAAGTTCAAGCAATATTCTCCGATCTTTCCGTCAGTGACAATGATCGGAATGTTCTTGATAGTGTTTGTCATTTTCTTTTCAAATGCGAAACTAATGGAAATGCATATAAGCTCAGTAATTGATATCTTTTACATTGCTGTGATTTTTGGAACTATATCGCTTCTGTTCATGACACTTTTTCTCAAAGCTATCAAATTCAATTTCTGGGACGCTATGGCTGCAACGTTCCCCAGCATTGGCAAAAATGAAGCCACGGCAATAGCCATTGCGGCTCTGGCTTTTTCACCATTGGTTGTCATTGCACCATCCGTGTTTCCAGTATTTCAAATCATATTTTTGGTTACTTACATAAAATTAAGGCCCAGAATTGCACATTTCTACGGCATCAAAACAAGGGATGTAACCTTTAAGGAGGATATGGAAGAATCAAAAACTGTACAAAGTGGAGGTGAATAA
- a CDS encoding universal stress protein: MKNVLIPVDFSKDTVEFVKKGIALFSDLETINFLYVVSLSIKELEEYVDPESVSFAKSVAEKKMTELIKELNLNKKYKVEYAISDGDPARVIIDLANNGKFDAIIIGHRGYSYIEDFFIGSVTLKVISKVNIPVIVVKK; the protein is encoded by the coding sequence ATGAAAAATGTTTTAATCCCAGTAGATTTTTCAAAAGACACAGTAGAATTTGTAAAGAAAGGAATTGCATTATTTTCAGACTTGGAAACAATAAATTTTCTATATGTTGTGTCATTGAGCATCAAAGAGCTGGAAGAATACGTAGATCCAGAATCTGTCTCTTTCGCAAAATCCGTGGCAGAGAAGAAAATGACTGAACTTATAAAAGAGTTAAATCTTAACAAAAAGTATAAAGTAGAATACGCAATATCTGATGGAGATCCAGCAAGGGTGATCATAGATCTGGCAAACAATGGAAAATTTGATGCGATAATTATAGGGCACAGAGGTTATTCATATATAGAAGATTTTTTCATAGGCAGTGTAACGCTTAAAGTCATATCGAAAGTTAATATTCCTGTGATCGTCGTAAAAAAATAA
- a CDS encoding plasma-membrane proton-efflux P-type ATPase produces the protein MSDKKENRVKIEELDYKEVLSILKTSLEDGMTEEETKKRESEYGYNEILEKKQSAILSIAKKFWGITPWMLEIVIVFSLFIHNYIDAYIIAGLLIVNAIIGFTQEERATKAVEILRKKLQVNARVLRDKIWKVVPARELVPGDIVRVRAGDFVPADLKIASNNILKVDQSALTGESMPVDKKINDVLFSGSIIRRNEATAIVIKTGNKTYFGKTTELIKFAKPKLHMEEITTKIVDRLLIIVLTLIGAMFVVTYIRGLSLITVIPLALVLIVFAVPVALPAMFTVSMAFGSLEVSKKGVLLTRLSAIEDAASMDVVCADKTGTLTSNKLSISKTVELNGFSENDIILYGALASQEANQDAIDIAFISEAKARNLPISNFAVEKFTPFDPGLRRTEAEVEKDGKKYKIVKGAVSVISTLCNIAIDKEISEKMDNFATKGYRTLAVAISENNGPLRLCGLVALYDMPRTDTGSFIQELNKLGVSVKMLTGDAAPIAKEIAMEIGLGDKIVSSSKIKDLKSENPIEAANTAEESDVFAEVYPEDKYIIVKSLQAKEHIVGMTGDGINDAPALKQAEVGIAVSTATDVAKGAASVVLTSEGLSNIVDLVKNGRKIYQRIVTWVLNKTVKTFQIAVFVALAFLITGYYVISALDIVLFLFLIDFVTISISTDNTRGSKKPEKWNVTSLFKYSIILGIVQTIEMFGLLYIAIIYLKLSSNINVMNTFFFASIMYFGLLTPLILRERGPFWSSKPGKTLFISIIADMIAVALISLLGFGIVSTLSLYYFVIIIVYTFIVGLFLNDAIKLMLKKVGVAR, from the coding sequence ATGTCAGATAAAAAAGAAAATAGAGTAAAAATAGAAGAGTTAGATTATAAAGAGGTATTAAGTATTTTAAAAACAAGCCTTGAAGATGGTATGACCGAAGAAGAAACAAAAAAGAGAGAAAGCGAATATGGATATAATGAGATACTGGAAAAAAAACAGAGTGCTATATTAAGCATTGCGAAAAAGTTCTGGGGAATTACACCTTGGATGCTAGAGATTGTAATAGTATTCTCATTGTTTATACACAATTATATTGATGCTTATATTATTGCAGGATTGCTTATAGTAAATGCGATCATTGGTTTTACGCAGGAAGAAAGAGCTACTAAGGCAGTGGAAATATTGCGAAAGAAATTACAGGTTAATGCTAGAGTTTTAAGAGATAAGATCTGGAAAGTAGTTCCGGCAAGAGAATTGGTCCCAGGAGATATTGTAAGAGTTAGGGCAGGAGATTTCGTTCCCGCAGATCTAAAAATAGCCAGTAATAATATTTTGAAGGTTGATCAATCTGCCCTTACCGGAGAATCTATGCCGGTAGATAAGAAAATTAATGATGTACTATTTTCTGGTTCTATTATAAGAAGAAATGAGGCTACGGCAATAGTAATTAAAACCGGCAACAAAACATATTTTGGAAAAACTACCGAGCTCATCAAGTTTGCAAAGCCTAAATTACATATGGAAGAAATTACAACAAAAATTGTAGACAGATTGCTTATAATTGTACTTACCTTAATTGGCGCAATGTTTGTGGTAACATACATTAGAGGGCTAAGCTTGATTACAGTTATTCCTTTAGCATTGGTATTAATAGTTTTTGCAGTGCCAGTAGCACTTCCCGCAATGTTTACAGTTAGTATGGCTTTTGGGTCACTTGAAGTCTCTAAAAAAGGCGTATTGTTAACACGTTTAAGCGCAATCGAAGACGCGGCATCTATGGACGTTGTCTGCGCTGATAAGACAGGTACACTAACCTCTAATAAATTATCAATTAGTAAAACAGTGGAATTAAATGGATTTTCTGAAAACGACATTATTCTTTATGGTGCTCTTGCATCTCAAGAAGCTAATCAAGATGCAATAGATATTGCATTTATTTCTGAGGCAAAAGCTAGAAACTTGCCAATTTCAAATTTTGCAGTTGAGAAATTTACACCGTTTGATCCCGGCCTTAGAAGAACTGAAGCAGAGGTAGAGAAAGATGGCAAAAAATATAAAATTGTGAAGGGAGCAGTAAGTGTAATAAGTACTTTGTGTAACATAGCTATAGATAAAGAGATATCTGAAAAAATGGATAATTTTGCAACAAAAGGATATCGAACTCTCGCTGTTGCAATATCTGAAAATAATGGGCCTTTAAGATTATGCGGATTAGTAGCTTTATATGATATGCCCAGAACAGACACTGGCAGTTTCATTCAAGAACTTAATAAATTAGGAGTTTCAGTAAAGATGTTAACTGGAGACGCTGCACCAATAGCAAAAGAGATAGCTATGGAGATTGGGCTCGGTGATAAGATAGTTTCTTCTTCAAAGATAAAAGATTTAAAATCAGAGAATCCAATAGAAGCTGCAAATACAGCAGAAGAAAGTGACGTTTTTGCGGAAGTTTATCCAGAAGACAAATATATTATTGTGAAAAGTTTGCAAGCTAAAGAGCATATAGTAGGCATGACCGGCGATGGCATAAACGATGCACCTGCACTTAAACAGGCAGAAGTAGGTATTGCTGTAAGCACTGCTACCGATGTGGCTAAAGGCGCTGCAAGTGTGGTACTTACCTCAGAAGGATTATCAAATATAGTAGATTTAGTGAAAAATGGGAGAAAAATATATCAGAGAATAGTCACATGGGTATTAAATAAAACTGTTAAAACATTTCAGATAGCAGTATTTGTAGCATTGGCTTTTTTGATAACCGGATATTATGTGATCTCTGCTTTGGATATTGTTCTGTTCCTATTTTTAATTGATTTTGTTACCATATCCATATCTACGGATAATACTAGAGGCTCTAAAAAACCAGAAAAATGGAACGTAACAAGCTTATTTAAATATAGTATTATTCTAGGAATCGTGCAAACTATAGAAATGTTTGGCCTTCTATACATTGCCATAATCTATCTTAAGTTATCTTCGAATATCAATGTTATGAACACATTCTTTTTTGCAAGTATTATGTATTTTGGGTTATTAACTCCGCTGATCCTCAGGGAAAGAGGTCCTTTCTGGAGCTCGAAGCCTGGCAAAACTCTTTTCATATCTATTATAGCTGACATGATAGCGGTAGCATTGATTTCTCTACTTGGGTTTGGTATTGTATCGACATTGTCCTTATACTATTTTGTAATTATAATTGTTTATACATTTATTGTAGGCCTATTTTTAAATGATGCTATTAAGCTTATGCTTAAAAAAGTAGGAGTGGCAAGATAA
- a CDS encoding GNAT family N-acetyltransferase, which yields MLEIIAVEDPDEIRSGVEVIKKAWGAIDLATILKDIITGIKSNGGLVLIAKDEDKVVGISFGFIGYKNSKMYFYSHMTGVAQDYRKKDIGKNLKLKQREWAKKQNIDLISWTFDPLQGLNSNFNLRKLGAISRVYLENHYGTMTDSLNRGLRSDRLVAEWYINSEYVAEKLKGTKKSYVNLNKSIITKEAGDIRIIENIDLNLEDDTILIEIPKNIVSIKEYKPEEAVRWRTLSAKVYEHYFSKGYALLDFYTEDNANYQVASKILPDMVPEKSIFLE from the coding sequence ATGCTTGAAATAATCGCTGTTGAAGATCCCGATGAAATCAGATCGGGTGTGGAGGTAATTAAAAAAGCATGGGGCGCTATAGATCTAGCTACCATTTTAAAAGATATCATTACAGGCATTAAATCCAATGGTGGGCTAGTCCTCATAGCTAAAGATGAGGACAAAGTGGTAGGCATATCTTTTGGGTTCATAGGCTATAAAAATTCAAAGATGTATTTTTATTCACATATGACGGGGGTTGCACAGGATTATAGAAAAAAGGATATTGGTAAAAACTTAAAATTGAAACAGCGAGAATGGGCAAAAAAACAAAATATAGACTTAATTAGCTGGACATTTGATCCGTTGCAAGGTCTAAATTCCAATTTCAATCTTCGCAAACTTGGAGCCATATCAAGAGTATACCTTGAAAATCATTATGGAACAATGACTGACTCACTAAACAGAGGGCTGAGATCTGATCGTTTAGTAGCTGAATGGTATATTAATTCAGAATATGTAGCAGAGAAACTAAAAGGTACAAAAAAAAGTTATGTTAATTTGAATAAATCCATAATTACAAAAGAGGCGGGTGATATCAGGATTATTGAGAACATAGATCTTAACTTAGAAGATGATACTATTCTTATTGAGATCCCCAAAAATATTGTATCTATTAAAGAATATAAACCTGAGGAAGCTGTTCGATGGAGAACTCTATCTGCCAAGGTTTACGAACATTATTTTTCAAAAGGATACGCGCTGTTAGACTTTTATACTGAAGATAATGCTAATTATCAGGTAGCCTCTAAGATACTTCCAGACATGGTACCTGAAAAATCTATATTTTTAGAATAA
- a CDS encoding M20/M25/M40 family metallo-hydrolase, whose translation MDIQDRIVSLTLDLIRAKSENPPGNEEVVADIIENRLKNYLSFERIEVSESRVNLIFGTGEDIVFNGHMDTVPIGVGWVHDPTGEVFNGRIYGRGSSDMKGALATIIVAIEEIIDSGQKEKLKKCKFAFVADEEAGGNFGTKSIIGKIKGKYGVVMEGSVNSGIVYIRPGVRGSLWIELVSYGKSAHASNPAGGVNAILNLADLLVSLKNVNFKFEKHPYLPSPTISIGTTIIGGEKVNVIPDLAKSTLDIRMLPSQKKEDIIKVIEDSIKLQKYKNPTLNVDINIIGENPAGEIPLDSRIIKIAKTAGKEVLGYEPAFIGGSGSNDSAYMINGGTETITLGPGDFLNDNAHGKDESVSIFTLVQMQKMYRRMIENA comes from the coding sequence ATGGATATTCAAGATAGAATAGTTTCTCTAACGTTAGATCTTATAAGAGCAAAGAGTGAGAATCCGCCAGGCAATGAAGAGGTTGTTGCAGACATTATTGAAAACAGGTTAAAAAACTACTTATCATTTGAGAGAATTGAAGTTTCTGAAAGCAGGGTAAATCTTATATTTGGGACTGGTGAAGATATTGTTTTTAATGGGCATATGGATACGGTCCCTATTGGAGTTGGCTGGGTACATGATCCTACCGGGGAGGTATTTAATGGAAGGATATATGGTAGAGGAAGTTCTGATATGAAAGGGGCTTTAGCAACGATAATTGTTGCTATTGAAGAAATTATAGACTCTGGCCAAAAAGAGAAATTAAAAAAATGTAAATTTGCTTTTGTAGCAGATGAGGAGGCAGGCGGAAATTTCGGGACAAAAAGTATAATTGGAAAAATAAAGGGCAAATATGGCGTAGTAATGGAAGGCTCTGTAAATAGTGGCATAGTATATATTCGGCCTGGAGTAAGAGGATCACTCTGGATAGAGCTGGTTTCTTATGGAAAAAGTGCACATGCAAGCAATCCTGCTGGAGGAGTAAATGCCATTTTAAATCTTGCAGACTTGTTAGTATCTTTAAAAAATGTAAATTTTAAATTTGAAAAGCATCCATATCTTCCATCACCTACTATCTCTATAGGGACAACAATCATAGGTGGAGAAAAAGTAAATGTAATTCCTGATCTAGCGAAGAGCACACTTGACATAAGAATGTTACCATCTCAAAAGAAGGAAGATATAATTAAAGTAATTGAAGACAGTATCAAACTTCAAAAATATAAAAATCCTACATTGAATGTGGACATTAATATTATAGGAGAAAATCCTGCAGGAGAAATACCTTTAGATTCGAGGATCATAAAAATAGCCAAAACTGCCGGGAAGGAGGTACTTGGCTATGAGCCTGCATTTATAGGAGGAAGTGGCTCTAATGATTCTGCATATATGATTAATGGAGGCACAGAGACCATTACACTCGGGCCTGGTGATTTCTTGAATGATAATGCTCATGGAAAAGATGAGTCTGTCTCTATATTTACACTGGTTCAAATGCAAAAAATGTACAGGAGAATGATAGAAAATGCTTGA
- a CDS encoding helical backbone metal receptor: MKRIYAISIVVVLIVASFAVGFEMNNSKPKLSGNDIVTVVDDYNTVVKVPQPVNRIVSLAPSDTEILFALGLGNKIVGDTVYDNYPAAAANITHIGGVTNSSIEEIVALKPNLVLAYSNFEPNVVESLRNLNIPVIVLNPPTIAWVMHDISIVALATNTTPRADYLDSMFSNLTTDIQNDSYNITNPLKVLFLAWYNPIYTAGQGTFINGMINLVGAINVAGNVTQQWFEMTEESAIASNPDIILLASSNSFIESDIKNDSIWKDVNAVKNNSFVIMNDVYLLQAGPQIFLGLEMLAKIIYPSIYANLPLITYSEIFPSNL, encoded by the coding sequence ATGAAAAGAATATATGCTATTTCGATAGTTGTTGTTTTAATCGTTGCAAGTTTTGCAGTAGGATTTGAAATGAATAATTCCAAGCCGAAGCTTTCAGGAAATGACATTGTTACTGTTGTGGATGACTATAATACCGTTGTTAAAGTGCCCCAGCCAGTTAATAGAATCGTATCACTGGCACCTTCAGATACAGAGATATTATTTGCGTTAGGATTAGGCAATAAGATAGTCGGGGATACTGTATACGATAACTATCCTGCTGCGGCAGCTAATATAACACACATAGGTGGTGTTACTAACTCAAGTATCGAAGAGATAGTAGCATTGAAACCGAATCTGGTTTTAGCATACAGCAATTTCGAGCCTAACGTGGTTGAGAGCCTTAGAAATTTGAATATTCCGGTGATAGTTCTGAATCCGCCTACAATAGCCTGGGTTATGCACGATATATCTATCGTTGCCCTGGCAACTAATACCACTCCTCGTGCAGATTATCTCGATAGCATGTTTAGTAATCTTACAACCGATATACAAAATGATTCATATAACATTACAAATCCGCTGAAAGTGTTATTTTTAGCATGGTATAATCCGATTTATACGGCAGGGCAGGGTACCTTTATTAATGGAATGATCAATCTTGTAGGTGCAATTAACGTTGCCGGAAATGTGACCCAACAATGGTTCGAAATGACGGAAGAAAGTGCAATAGCATCAAATCCAGATATAATATTGCTTGCCTCTTCCAACAGTTTTATAGAATCGGACATAAAAAACGATTCAATATGGAAAGATGTAAACGCGGTAAAAAATAATTCATTCGTGATAATGAATGATGTTTATTTACTGCAAGCAGGGCCTCAGATATTCTTAGGTTTGGAGATGCTTGCTAAGATCATTTATCCATCGATTTATGCTAATTTGCCATTGATCACATACTCTGAAATATTCCCTTCAAATCTTTAA
- a CDS encoding Lrp/AsnC family transcriptional regulator, producing MDEKDRRIITYLMEHGRDKISEMSKNLDIPRITIYERMQTMIKNGVIDKFTVKPNYKELGLPIIAFIFVAFDPKEKITQRELGLKISSYKEVEEVYIIAGEWDLLLKVRLSTIEEVGNFVLDKLREMKGIGKTETITVFSTVKQ from the coding sequence ATGGATGAAAAAGATAGAAGGATTATAACATACCTGATGGAGCATGGCAGAGATAAAATATCTGAGATGTCTAAAAATCTGGATATTCCAAGAATAACTATCTATGAAAGAATGCAAACAATGATCAAAAATGGGGTTATAGATAAATTTACAGTAAAACCGAATTATAAAGAACTGGGACTGCCGATCATAGCATTTATTTTTGTGGCATTTGACCCAAAAGAAAAGATTACACAGAGAGAGCTTGGTTTAAAGATATCATCATATAAGGAAGTAGAGGAAGTTTACATAATTGCCGGTGAATGGGATCTTTTACTGAAAGTAAGGCTATCTACAATTGAAGAGGTAGGTAACTTTGTTCTTGATAAGTTAAGAGAGATGAAAGGTATAGGTAAAACCGAAACAATCACAGTTTTCTCTACGGTAAAACAATAA
- a CDS encoding asparagine synthetase A, translating into MKSQIDVEGIKKHLEKKELKDAISVQSNIRTILSEFFKQRGYLEIPPVIISPLTDPLNHPAEDSYINYYGMPYILTKSMIFHKQIAVQYLNQIFAFSPNVRLETVDKNKTGRHLSEFTQFDLEKKHGTRAEMINIVEDFFVYLSEKINVLNSEELSRFNRTLKIPQRPFKQIKFTDAVNVYGSDFEAKLSSEMEEPFWIIDIPLQFREFYDREDALNPEILVDMDLIYPEGFGEALSGGEREYDYEKIKERILKKGQDEKTFEWYLNFAKQGLEPSAGFGIGIERLTRYICGLKRIEDTHPFPKQPGVISL; encoded by the coding sequence ATGAAATCTCAAATAGATGTAGAAGGCATAAAGAAACATTTAGAGAAAAAAGAGCTGAAAGATGCAATATCTGTACAGAGCAATATCAGAACCATTCTGTCAGAGTTTTTTAAACAGCGAGGGTATTTAGAAATTCCGCCTGTTATAATCTCACCTTTGACAGATCCGTTAAATCACCCTGCAGAAGATTCATACATTAACTACTATGGAATGCCCTATATTCTCACTAAAAGTATGATATTTCACAAACAGATTGCGGTTCAGTACCTGAACCAGATTTTCGCTTTTTCACCAAATGTTAGATTGGAAACTGTTGATAAAAATAAGACTGGCAGACATCTTTCAGAATTCACACAGTTTGATTTGGAAAAAAAGCACGGTACTAGAGCAGAAATGATCAATATCGTTGAAGATTTTTTTGTTTATCTATCAGAAAAGATAAATGTATTAAATTCAGAAGAACTTAGCAGATTTAACAGAACTTTGAAAATTCCGCAGCGACCTTTTAAGCAGATAAAATTCACGGATGCGGTGAACGTTTATGGCTCAGATTTTGAAGCAAAGCTGTCCAGTGAAATGGAAGAACCTTTCTGGATCATTGATATACCGTTGCAATTTCGAGAATTTTATGATAGGGAAGATGCTTTAAATCCAGAGATATTGGTTGATATGGACCTTATCTATCCAGAAGGTTTTGGAGAAGCTTTGTCCGGTGGAGAGAGAGAATACGATTACGAAAAAATAAAAGAGAGAATATTGAAGAAAGGGCAAGATGAAAAAACATTCGAGTGGTATCTTAACTTTGCAAAACAGGGACTTGAGCCTTCTGCTGGTTTCGGAATTGGAATTGAGAGATTGACCAGATACATCTGTGGCTTAAAAAGAATAGAGGATACCCATCCGTTTCCCAAGCAGCCAGGTGTGATCTCACTATAA